The segment ctaggctcacagcaacttccacctccagggttcaagcgtttctctctcttttttttttgtatatatatatattttttattatactttaagttctagggtacatgtgcacaatgtacaggtttgttacatatgtatacatgtgccatgttggtgtgctgcacccattaactcgtcatttacattaagtatatctcctaatgtcaagtgattctcttgcctcagcctcccaaatagctggaattacaggtgcctaccaccacacctggctaatttttgtaactttagtagagatggggtttcaccatgttggccaggctggtctaaaactcctaacctcagatgattggcccgcctcggcctccaaaggtgctgggattacaggcgtgagccactgtgcctggcctattttggagatttttttcatatcaatacttaaaaagcttcttcattttgtttttacaacTGCCTACATTTTCACGGCATGAACATACCATCATTTAACCAATTTTCTATTGATGgccacttaggttgtttctaatcTTTAATTATTACAAGCAACACTGCAATGAATAACCTTATACAagaggggtcagcaaactttctgtaaagggctagatagtaaatattttaggcattgCAGGcaatatggtctctgtcacagctgaactctgccattgtagcatgaaagcagccatagacaatatatcTACATAAGCAAATGGGCATGgttcttttttgaaaattattattttttcttttaataggtttttggcgaacaagtggtatttggttacattaaTAAGTCCTTTAGTggcgatttctgagattttgctgtacccatcactcgagcagtgtacactgtacccaatgtgtagtctttttaaaaacaatttttttattatacttttaagttctgggatacatgtgcagaatgtgcaggtttgttacataggtatacacgtgccatggtggtttgctgaatccatcaacccgtcatctacattaggtatttcttctaatgctatccctcccctagacccccaccTCCAgataagccccagtgtgtgatgttcccctccttgtgtccgtaagttctcattgtttaacgcCCACTTATgaataagaacatgcagtgtttggttttctgttcctgtgttagtttgctgagaacgatggtttccagcttcatccatgttcctgcaaagaacatcaacttatccttttttatggctgcatagtattccatgatgtatatgtgccacattttctttatccattctatcattgatgggcatttgggtcggctccaagtctttgctattacgaacagtgctgcaataaacatacatgtgcatgtgtcattatagtaaaatgatttataatcctttgggtatatactcagtaatggaattgctgagtcaaatggtatttctggttctagatccttgaggaatggccacactgtcttccacaactgaactaatttacactcccaccaacaatgtaaaagcgttccgatttctccacatcctctccagcatctggttTCCTGACTTCTCAGTGATCGCCATTTTAACTAGCGTGAGATGTATCTCActgtgaccagtgatgatgagctttttttcatgtttgttgaccgcataaatgttttcttttgagaagtgtctgttcatatcatttgcccactttttgatgggttttttttttcttgtaaatttgtttaagttctttgtaaatgatggatattagccctttgtaagatggatagattgcaaaaattttctcccattctgtaggctgcctgttcactctgacgatagtttcttttgctgtgcagaagctctttagtttaattagatcccagcaAATGGGCATGgttgttttaaataaaaccttatttacaaATGTAAGAATTGGGCTTAATTTGGCCAGGGTTTTTAACATTTGTTGATGTGTCATGCATCATTTTATATACGAGATTATATCCATAGGATAAATTCCTAAGTGAGTAAGAGAATACATTCATTTCTAAATTTGATAGATTCGGCCAAATTACTTTTCACTGAAATTGTATCAATTTCCATTCCCAACAGCAGTATATGGAGTGCTGCTTCCTGAACACTTCAGCAATTCAGCATGTTCACGGCAACTTTTGAGGGTTTTGCCAATTTTGTAGGAAAAGGTGCCTCAGTATATCTTTCATTTCAATTTCTATTCTGATGAGTGAAATTGAGCAAATCTAAGAACCATTTGTTTTCTGTTGGATAACTGGTATTTTATCCAATTGTAGGAGTTTTTATATAACAGGAAGATAAGCTCTCTCTGTGTGAtgagttgaaaataatttttccagtGTTATTTATCCTTTGACTTTATTTatgctgtttttttattttaaatcaatgaaAGGGTTTTGTTTCTATATAGTTACATTAatgaatcttgtttttttttttagggattcTAGATTTTGTAAATAGTTGAAACTTCTACCACACTCAAAGACTATGAAAGAATTCTCTCATATTGTCTTAAAATTTCACGTATTTCAAACTTTCATTTGCTTGAAATTAAGCCAGATATGAAGCATGGATCCATTTTTTCCTTCCTACTGCTTACCAAATTGACTTCATGATTTTAGTAATTATTCTACTTAATAGAAAgtgcatttatttccttttttgttctatAGACTACAATTTTGGTTCTGTCCACATGATGGCACCACAAcccaaaaaaaaatcatgttcccAGTTGGAAAGAAGACACCGTAAGATTTACACGGCGTTAGTATTTTATTAAATGCCTCCATGTTGTGGCAGACAGACCTGAATTTCACATGGAATGTTCAATAGTTTATCAACTACTGAAGTCCATTTGGTAAAGATACATACCATAGTGTATGctaatcaaagaagaaattgaaatatttttttttaaaaaatcacgaCAATCTATTCTTCAGTTTTTTATCTTAGGCCACAAatgaatacacatacacatacacatatatgtatacatatatagcttATTATCAACCATAAAGACATGGTGTGTAAACTAGCTTTGATAAATTCTAGTAATATTTTCTAAACCTGCAAGCCTTCTACATCTTAGAGAGTAGGTCTGCATAAATCTGGGAAGCAAAAGTCACCCCTGGGCTTATTAATAAAGAGGATAATTACGTAATTCTGAATTTCCACCCCTAAGCCCCACCCCTTATTCCATCCCTGACAATCTTGGGGTTAAAGTCTATTGTCACTTATGAGAAACATGCCTGGACTTGCCCTGCACTCTTTAAAGAATCAAAACCGGAAGCGACAGCAAAgactttccctttctcctctaTAATGGCAAAgcctttccctttctcctctctaATGGCAATGAGCCTCTTTTCCACATTATGCTGGAAGTATTTGAGACATagtatttttgtaaatgttcGATTAATGTTGATACCACACATACCTAAATTTGACAGTGGACTGCAGCAACCCTTTTTGTGTGTACCTTCCAGGGATTCAATAATCTGGTATTCCAAATGTCTCTGGAATTTAGCTTCAAAAAACTGTTTACCATATCTTGTTAACATAGGTAAAAAGATTCAAGTGTGCTGCTAATTAACCTAACCTTGATGATCTAGTAAAAATATAGAATAGTTACCTAAATTCTCCaagcctcatctataaaatgggaataataatgtaGGAGAtgagaatatgccaccccaaataTGTCCCTGggataaggattattttgagataattattttgAGAACCAGCAGACCCAGGAAATGCTCTAAAAATGGCATATTACCCTTTTGTAAGGGAAACGTACatttactaaaaaaaacaaaaacaaaaacaaaaaacaaaaaaaccccacaaaactccATTTGTAAGAGTGTCTCCTCTGTACCAGGAAGAATGACTCTAAATCATGAAAAACTTATCAATGAAGAAATAAGAAACCCCACTCCTGTTTACTGTACATTTCCTTGTCATGGTTCCTTAACTTGCCTGCCCCACACTCTTTTCTTTTGGTTTAGCTGAAGATAGTATTTAAGCCCGATTTTAAACCATCTCTCATTTTCCTGGTTATCTCCCATGTATATATGAGACGTATATGTTAATaagcttctttgttttcttgttaatctgtctggTTACAGAGACCCAGGCCAAAACTTTGAAAggtggaaaattatttttccttccttacaATATTTCTCTCAGAATTGTTGTAGGATTAAAtaaggcatttaaaaatactgcacagtcctcaataaatgttactctATCGTAattaaagcaagaaaaacaaacaaagaaaaccgTGTTCCTAGGTTAGTCAAACTGCACAGTAAAATCTGGAAATAGGAAACTAAGCTGCATTTGTACTCACTGGCCTACGCTCCTCGTTTCATCCTATCAATCTCCCTACCTCAGAAAGTCTCAGACTGACTCTCCAGGAACCGGGGCAGCTCATGAGCCATCTCAACAGATGCATTCGGAAGAAGTCATAGATGACTCTGACTGCAAACTCACAATCGGCATCGATTTTTAGTACCAGTAACTGTCAAAGGCCCACAGCTGTCAACCGCTGCCCACTTCGACACCTAACGGCACTTCCGGAACATTCCACAAGATGGCGCCCTTGCTTTCCAATCTTCGGGCTACCGGCGGAGGACGCCTTGCCAGGACATCGACCTAGCTCTCTAAGGTTCAGGGGCTGACCTCAGACAGAGGCTCGCACTAGGGGAATGGGCGGGGGCCAGACGGGCCTCGAGTGGGATCCTGGCACGGTTGGCCGATCAGCCCGGGATCCCGGCTGCGGGCCCGTGTCTGCCCTAGCGCGATGCGGCGATGGGCTCGAATGGCCGGCTCCACGAATCCCGGCCTTTCACCCGCACGGCCTCTCGGCACTGCCCCAGCTAGACACCAGCGAGCTCCTCACAGCGCGGGCGGGCACTGCGGGGCAGCTGCAGACTAGCCCTGTCATACGGCCGGAGGAGGCCTCGCCTGCCCGTGCGGCGGGCTCCGGGCACCCTGATACCTTGACACAGGAGGCCCCGGGCGGCCGGGAAGGGCTGTGCGGGGGAGGGACTGAGTCTACACCCGCGCCCGACTCGCTCGGGTCACGGCACTGCCCTGCCACCAGGcggctggggagggggtggggccaGGCGTCGGCCCTCGCGATTCTGTTTTCTACGCTGAGGCTCCGAGCCTTCGAAGAACCGGACGGCGGAGCCCACGGACGGCCCTGAAGGCCTTCCCGTGGCCGCAAGAGCCCTCGGCGGCCGGCGTTCGAGGCGCGCGGCTCCGCTCGGAAGCGAGACCCGGGTGGCGGGACAAGACCTGCTTCCCGGCCCAGCGCGCTCGGCCGGCCGTAGGGCGGGGCATCGGCCGTGATGTGGTGTCGCGTATCGAGTCTCCGCCCCCTTCCCGCCGCCCCATATATAAGACTTCGCCGAGCGTTGTTACTCGCACAAGTGGACTGGGGTGTTGGGTGCTCGTCGGCACCAGAGGCAAGGGTGCGAGGGCCACGGCCGGCTCGGACGTGTGACCGCGCCTAGGGTTGGCAGCGGGCAGTGCGGGGCGGCAAGGCGACCATGGAGCTTTTGCGGACTATCACCTACCAGCCAGCCGCCAGCACCAAAATGTGCGATCAGGCGCTGGGCAAGGGTTGCGGAGCGGACTCGAAGAAGAAGCGGCCGCCGCAGCCCCCCGAGGAATCGCAGCCACCTCAGTCCCAGGCGCAAGTGCCCCCGGCGGCCccgcaccaccatcaccaccattcgcACTCGGGGCCGGAGATCTCGCGGATTATCGTCGACCCCACGACGGGGAAGCGCTACTGCCGGGGCAAAGTGCTGGGAAAGGTGACAAGCGGAGGGCGCCGGGCTGCCGGGCGGGCGGGAGGTCTATCGGGACGACCCCAAGCCGGGGAAGCCCGCGGGGTCCCGCGCCCGCCGCTTCCGGGTTTTTCGGGGGTCCGATCCCAGCGCGAGGTGGGCTCCTCACCTGCCCTCTGGCTTTTGTGCGCCGGCAGCGCTGGGGATCGGCTTTGCATTCTTAGCCTCAGAACTGTGTGCCTCCCGCAGCCCAGAGAAATGCATCTTGAGTCTGGAAGCGAGGGCTTTCTACATCAGACCTCGCTCCCTCCATCTGTTCTCAGGGAATTTTCCTGACAGGTCTCATCAGACATTATTTTTCATGTCTCCCCGTTCCAACTCCCTCCATAAAGCTTCCCTTTATAAAGGCAGAAGAGAAACCGTTTGAACTTGCTGTTTCCAGCAATGCATTTCCATGAGGGAGCTTTAACGAAGTCGAATGCCTCCCTCagtccaccctccattcctcaatttttttttttttttttgcttttcttttttcccatttatttatttatttaaaatatctgccGTCCATTTTTGTGCCATCCTCAATTCCGTCTCGGCTTTGTTTCCTTTCAGGGTGGCTTTGCAAAATGTTACGAGATGACAGATTTGACAAATAACAAAGTCTACGCCGCAAAAATTATTCCCCACAGCAGAGTAGCTAAACCTCATCAAAGGGAAAAGGTGTGTATGACTCTTGAGTAAAGTATTTTCTTTGTGTGCAAGGATGGCCCTTCCCTGTTAGGAAAATGTCTTCTGCATGTGTAATCACTGGCTTTTCCGAGGTGACTGGAAGCTAATAAGCCTTACCATGCTTTTTCATTTAGATTGACAAAGAAATAGagcttcacagaattcttcatcATAAGCATGTAGTGCAGTTTTACCACTACTTTGAGgacaaagaaaacatttacatTCTCTTGGAATACTGCAGTAGAAGGGTAAGTGTCAACTCCTATTTGAGAACATTTACTTACCCCGAATTAACGTGGTATTCAAAGAGTATTTTATCTGGGATTTTAGCTGTGGCAGTACTTACACTGCAAAGTTAACTTTCATTGCTCATCCTGCAAAGGGAAACCAGTGATTTTGATAACTGTTGACagattctcttttttccttctcctcttcctagtCAATGGCTCATATTTTGAAAGCAAGAAAGGTGTTGACAGAGCCAGAAGTTCGATACTACCTCAGGCAGATTGTGTCTGGACTGAAATACCTTCATGAACAAGAAATCTTGCACAGAGATCTCAAACTAGGTAAGTCCTTGACGCCAAAAGCTGAGTTTTGTGTTAGAGagagttcttttctctttttttacatATTAATGTTCTTAATTGGGATCTAGTATCTGCAATCTTGCTTTTGAATGGGCGACTTTCGTATAACAATTGGCTGCCTGGCTCCaaagtgaatgtgtgtgtacTTGGGTAGAAAGCATTTTCAAAGGGattcacattttgttttgtttatcatcTAGGGAACTTTTTTATTAATGAAGCCATGGAACTAAAAGTTGGGGACTTTGGTCTGGCAGCCAGGCTAGAACCCTTGGAACACAGAAGGAGGTAAGAGTCAGAAAGATGCATCCTAGTAGAGTTTTGTGGAGACCAAATATGccttcattattttgcatttaatgtTTCAGAGGTCCGGTGATAAAATCTGTAAATCATAGCAATGttaatttaaagaaatacttaCTAAATACCCACTATGGACTAGACAGAGCACGCTGTGCCTCCAAATTGATTATGAAAGCAGTCAATGAAGTCTTTTCTTGGCTTGAAATGTATAAAATGCCACGATGTCCCTGGCTTTACTTGGTTAACAACACTTTGCATGTGGGCTAAAacagtgtgtgtgcatttttaaaaattgccaaaactCACTTGGTCAGATCTCAATTGTTCAGATGCCAAAAGTCAAATGTTTCCAAATAGAAATTCAGTATAGATTTTAAGATTTTGTTTAAGATTTTGTCTCCCATCAAGTCACGTCAAGAGAACCAAGTTTAAATAGTGGAATAGTTCCTAACACGATCTCAATATTTTGTCTTTCCAGAACGATATGTGGTACCCCAAATTATCTCTCTCCTGAAGTCCTCAACAAACAAGGACATGGCTGTGAATCAGACATTTGGGCCCTGGGCTGTGTAATGTAAGTAAATGCAGCAgaataattaaaaagcaaattcgGATTTAGATTTTAACACTTGCAAAGAGTTGCTTTATGACCATTGCTAAAGATGTGTTTCTTTGCACACAGGTATACAATGTTACTAGGGAGGCCCCCATTTGAAACTACAAATCTCAAAGAAACTTATAGGTGCATAAGGGAAGCAAGGTATACAATGCCGTCCTCATTGCTGGCTCCTGCCAAGCACTTAATTGCTAGTATGTTGTCCAAAAACCCAGAGGATCGTCCCAGTTTGGATGACATCATTCGACATGACTTTTTTTTGCAGGTTGgtacactatcttttttttttaattacctggtATTGATCCCCAGTTACCTGACAGGTTACTGAAGGCCTTTTCTAATATTCCACAGGGCTTCACTCCGGACAGACTGTCTTCTAGCTGTTGTCATACAGTTCCAGATTTCCACTTATCAAGCCCAGCTAAGAATTTCTTTAAGAAAGCAGCTGCTGCTCTTTTTGGTGGCAAAAAAGACAAAGCAAGATATATTGACACACATAGTAAGTTGACaagacttcttttcctttctcgtacccaatattatatttaaatttggtAAATGAGTTAAAAGAGAATTTTATATTAGCATAAATTGGTCATATTTGCATATTCTTAAATGTTGATATTTATAGCATAATAAATCCATACGTTGAATTGCGATTGAtagctttttattttgcaaacattAAAGAGGGCTTTTGGGGGTAGCTGCAGCTAATGGCAAAGGTAAAATTCTATTTTTGCCCGGGATGCTCGTAAGTTGGTCAATAATGCAAGAAGGAGAAAATATGGCTAACCCTGTCCCTACCTTGTTAAGATAGACTAATGTTTGTAATTCTGTTTCTTGATATACAGATAGAGTGTCTAAAGAAGATGAAGACATCTACAAGCTTAGGCATGATTTGAAAAAGACTTCAATAACTCAGCAACCCAGCAAACACAGGACAGATGAGGTGTGTTGGGAAAGAGTAAAGTAGATACTCGCGCTTTACGTTATTTCCACTCTTTATTAATTAGCACTTGGACTATGATTATCATGGTTCAAATATGTCATATTTACTTA is part of the Symphalangus syndactylus isolate Jambi chromosome 18, NHGRI_mSymSyn1-v2.1_pri, whole genome shotgun sequence genome and harbors:
- the PLK2 gene encoding serine/threonine-protein kinase PLK2 isoform X2, which translates into the protein MELLRTITYQPAASTKMCDQALGKGCGADSKKKRPPQPPEESQPPQSQAQVPPAISRIIVDPTTGKRYCRGKVLGKGGFAKCYEMTDLTNNKVYAAKIIPHSRVAKPHQREKIDKEIELHRILHHKHVVQFYHYFEDKENIYILLEYCSRRSMAHILKARKVLTEPEVRYYLRQIVSGLKYLHEQEILHRDLKLGNFFINEAMELKVGDFGLAARLEPLEHRRRTICGTPNYLSPEVLNKQGHGCESDIWALGCVMYTMLLGRPPFETTNLKETYRCIREARYTMPSSLLAPAKHLIASMLSKNPEDRPSLDDIIRHDFFLQGFTPDRLSSSCCHTVPDFHLSSPAKNFFKKAAAALFGGKKDKARYIDTHNRVSKEDEDIYKLRHDLKKTSITQQPSKHRTDEELQPPTTTVARSGTPAAENKQQIGDAIRMIVRGTLGSCSSSSECLEDSTMGSVADTVARVLRGCLENMPEADCIPKEQLSTSFQWVTKWVDYSNKYGFGYQLSDHTVGVLFNNGAHMSLLPDKKTVHYYAELGQCSVFPTTDAPEQFISQVTVLKYFSHYMEENLMDGGDLPSVTDVRRPRLYLLQWLKSDKALMMLFNDGTFQVNFYHDHTKIIICSQNEEYLLTYINEDRISTTFRLTTLLMSGCSLELKNRMEYALNMLLQRCN
- the PLK2 gene encoding serine/threonine-protein kinase PLK2 isoform X1, whose product is MELLRTITYQPAASTKMCDQALGKGCGADSKKKRPPQPPEESQPPQSQAQVPPAAPHHHHHHSHSGPEISRIIVDPTTGKRYCRGKVLGKGGFAKCYEMTDLTNNKVYAAKIIPHSRVAKPHQREKIDKEIELHRILHHKHVVQFYHYFEDKENIYILLEYCSRRSMAHILKARKVLTEPEVRYYLRQIVSGLKYLHEQEILHRDLKLGNFFINEAMELKVGDFGLAARLEPLEHRRRTICGTPNYLSPEVLNKQGHGCESDIWALGCVMYTMLLGRPPFETTNLKETYRCIREARYTMPSSLLAPAKHLIASMLSKNPEDRPSLDDIIRHDFFLQGFTPDRLSSSCCHTVPDFHLSSPAKNFFKKAAAALFGGKKDKARYIDTHNRVSKEDEDIYKLRHDLKKTSITQQPSKHRTDEELQPPTTTVARSGTPAAENKQQIGDAIRMIVRGTLGSCSSSSECLEDSTMGSVADTVARVLRGCLENMPEADCIPKEQLSTSFQWVTKWVDYSNKYGFGYQLSDHTVGVLFNNGAHMSLLPDKKTVHYYAELGQCSVFPTTDAPEQFISQVTVLKYFSHYMEENLMDGGDLPSVTDVRRPRLYLLQWLKSDKALMMLFNDGTFQVNFYHDHTKIIICSQNEEYLLTYINEDRISTTFRLTTLLMSGCSLELKNRMEYALNMLLQRCN